One window from the genome of Candidatus Neptunochlamydia vexilliferae encodes:
- a CDS encoding HEAT repeat domain-containing protein produces MRLILVLLLTYTLFASEEEVVRRVYSHLLIHDYRGAIAESEKGLVAHPDSQKVKKAYIRSLAENGKDDEAISSLGRFGFKKEEVGSDLIETLAWGILMRSENSPQFVVNMASLVSAYYTDDVRAVRMLLHQLSSSNALLRRAAAQLAAHYRDISLIEELVRLLSAEKNWFVRLEVIKALGAMEVKEIEEPLKKIIISSRTTLEEKGEAIASLVNIYEEVGEEEFSKLVTSRRAGLRHLACQIVSHLDLKEKASAICKLLDDPTSDVRIAALNTLYFLGLKNLSSSTLSKIIDFTEDSHPPVALTAAWVTSRFAPETALQVIRKWIYSTDESSRRLAAFILGRIGSAGIPLATQVFKITPDPFVKANLALGSIGQGGNHQKLSDTLYTFLLLRKGKLMWDHSENPLFELIAPSQICHIPQVPQYPTMVDQLTRLEILGMLAALRCSKAEEAIKAFLKEEPFGVTYAASNTLLEEGGEEAIEILRDLLQEKDQNIRVQAALVLALSGGESKAVQILHEAYPTVDRETKINILGALGYIGDKASIPFLMELLKEPHQVLKVVAASALIQCVYH; encoded by the coding sequence ATGAGACTTATATTAGTTTTACTTTTGACATATACCCTTTTTGCTTCTGAAGAAGAGGTGGTCCGGCGGGTTTACTCCCACCTCCTCATCCACGACTATCGGGGAGCCATTGCTGAGTCTGAAAAAGGGCTTGTAGCACACCCCGACTCACAGAAGGTCAAAAAAGCCTACATCCGGAGCCTTGCCGAAAATGGAAAGGATGATGAGGCTATCAGTTCTTTAGGCCGTTTTGGATTTAAGAAGGAAGAGGTGGGGAGCGATCTCATTGAAACTCTTGCTTGGGGGATTTTGATGCGCTCAGAAAATTCGCCCCAGTTCGTTGTCAATATGGCTTCGCTAGTGAGCGCCTACTACACCGATGATGTGCGGGCGGTCCGGATGCTTTTGCATCAGCTGAGCTCGTCTAATGCTTTGCTGCGGAGGGCGGCAGCACAGCTTGCTGCTCACTACCGCGATATTTCCTTGATTGAAGAGCTTGTCCGTCTTTTGAGCGCCGAGAAAAATTGGTTTGTCCGTCTAGAGGTGATCAAAGCACTGGGGGCGATGGAGGTCAAAGAGATCGAAGAGCCCCTGAAGAAGATCATTATCAGCAGCCGGACCACTCTCGAAGAAAAAGGAGAGGCGATTGCCTCTCTTGTGAACATCTATGAAGAGGTGGGAGAAGAAGAATTTTCCAAACTCGTCACCTCCAGGCGGGCCGGCCTCCGCCACCTTGCCTGTCAAATTGTCTCCCACCTCGATCTTAAAGAAAAAGCTTCTGCTATCTGCAAGCTCCTTGATGATCCCACCTCCGATGTTCGGATTGCAGCGCTCAATACCCTCTATTTTTTAGGACTAAAAAACCTGAGCTCTTCGACTCTTTCTAAGATAATCGACTTCACCGAAGATTCCCATCCCCCCGTTGCCTTGACCGCCGCTTGGGTCACCTCCCGCTTTGCCCCTGAGACAGCGCTTCAGGTCATCCGTAAATGGATCTACTCGACCGATGAGTCATCGCGCCGCTTAGCCGCCTTTATTTTGGGACGGATTGGGAGCGCTGGCATCCCCTTAGCGACACAGGTCTTTAAAATCACCCCCGACCCCTTTGTGAAGGCCAACCTTGCCCTTGGGAGCATTGGCCAGGGAGGGAATCACCAAAAGCTTTCTGACACCCTCTACACTTTTCTCCTTCTTAGGAAAGGAAAGCTGATGTGGGATCATTCAGAGAACCCCCTTTTCGAATTGATCGCCCCCTCACAGATTTGCCACATTCCGCAGGTGCCCCAATATCCCACCATGGTCGATCAGCTCACCCGCCTCGAAATTCTCGGGATGCTTGCCGCGCTCCGTTGCTCAAAAGCGGAAGAGGCGATCAAAGCTTTCCTCAAAGAAGAGCCCTTTGGAGTGACCTATGCCGCTTCCAACACCCTCCTTGAAGAAGGGGGTGAAGAGGCGATCGAAATCCTCCGCGATCTTCTCCAAGAAAAGGACCAAAACATTCGGGTCCAGGCAGCCCTTGTCCTCGCCCTTTCTGGGGGCGAATCTAAAGCAGTCCAGATCCTTCATGAAGCTTACCCCACCGTCGACCGGGAGACAAAGATCAATATCTTAGGAGCTCTTGGCTATATCGGGGACAAAGCTTCGATTCCCTTCCTGATGGAGCTCTTGAAAGAACCCCACCAGGTGCTCAAAGTGGTCGCAGCTTCTGCGTTGATTCAGTGCGTTTACCATTAG
- a CDS encoding histidine triad nucleotide-binding protein, with the protein MTTLFGKIIKGDLPSEKVFESETLIAIKDINPQAPVHLLIIPKKEYPSLQGVPEEELPLMAEVIATAQALAKEFGVADNYRLLTNVGSEAGQSIFHLHFHLIGGKRLGPMA; encoded by the coding sequence ATGACCACCCTATTTGGAAAAATTATCAAGGGGGATCTCCCCTCTGAAAAAGTCTTCGAAAGTGAAACCTTGATCGCCATCAAAGATATCAATCCTCAGGCCCCCGTTCACCTCCTGATCATTCCCAAAAAGGAGTACCCGAGTCTCCAAGGCGTTCCCGAAGAGGAGCTTCCCTTGATGGCCGAGGTGATTGCAACGGCCCAAGCCCTCGCCAAAGAGTTTGGGGTTGCAGACAATTATCGCTTACTGACAAATGTGGGAAGTGAGGCAGGACAGTCGATTTTTCACCTCCACTTTCACTTAATCGGTGGAAAAAGACTTGGCCCGATGGCATGA
- a CDS encoding MYG1 family protein, which yields MSDIEIRPRSLGTHDGSFHADEVTACALLLLFNKIDRDKIVRTRAEEELAACEYVCDVGGIYDAKIKRFDHHQSNYDGSFSSAGMILKHLKDEGTIDEKLYHFINRSLVMGVDAIDNGKGTPMVGHCSFSSVIANFGPARHDAESFAFTEAFFQALDFTFGHLRRLIERYHYIQECRGKIKQEMDKKETVMVFEESMPWIESFFDLGGDRHPAQFIIMPAGTQWKLRGIPPSYDKRMQVRIPMPKEWAGLIDQELKEKSGIAGAVFCHKGRFISIWETKEDAFKALDYIRGKK from the coding sequence ATGAGCGATATAGAAATAAGACCCCGTAGCCTCGGAACCCACGATGGAAGTTTCCATGCCGATGAGGTGACCGCCTGCGCCCTTTTACTCCTTTTTAATAAAATTGACCGGGACAAAATCGTCCGCACGCGGGCTGAAGAAGAGCTTGCCGCCTGTGAGTATGTCTGCGATGTCGGAGGCATTTACGATGCAAAGATCAAACGGTTCGACCATCATCAGTCTAACTATGATGGAAGCTTTAGTAGTGCTGGAATGATCCTCAAACATCTCAAAGATGAGGGAACGATCGATGAAAAGCTCTACCACTTTATCAACCGCTCCCTGGTGATGGGGGTCGATGCGATCGACAATGGGAAGGGAACGCCGATGGTGGGTCACTGCTCGTTTTCCTCTGTAATTGCCAACTTTGGTCCTGCCCGCCACGATGCAGAAAGCTTTGCTTTCACCGAGGCTTTTTTTCAGGCGCTCGACTTCACCTTTGGCCATTTAAGACGCCTTATTGAACGTTACCACTACATCCAAGAGTGTCGAGGAAAGATCAAGCAAGAGATGGACAAGAAAGAGACCGTGATGGTCTTTGAAGAATCGATGCCGTGGATCGAGTCCTTTTTTGACCTTGGAGGGGACAGACATCCCGCCCAATTTATCATCATGCCAGCGGGGACCCAGTGGAAGCTCCGAGGGATCCCTCCAAGCTACGATAAACGGATGCAGGTCCGCATTCCGATGCCCAAAGAGTGGGCAGGGCTTATCGATCAAGAGCTGAAGGAAAAAAGTGGGATTGCTGGCGCTGTTTTTTGCCACAAAGGGCGGTTCATCTCCATATGGGAAACGAAAGAAGATGCCTTTAAAGCGCTCGACTACATAAGAGGAAAGAAATGA